From Shewanella psychrophila, a single genomic window includes:
- a CDS encoding TadE family protein, which produces MKRYLQSNQLSYKKISKFQKGLAAVEAAIVAPIFFLILFAILDGARMIYAYGAVAHAAREGVRYAVVRGAEAGDDLRRVGDSPTTDAKIEAHVLQRAQPLERIRITTTWEEDANQLRDQGAGKVVEIQIEHDFEPVTPFLPAITLSSTSRTVIYF; this is translated from the coding sequence ATGAAAAGATATCTACAATCAAATCAACTCAGCTACAAAAAGATTAGCAAGTTCCAAAAAGGTTTAGCTGCGGTAGAAGCTGCAATTGTCGCTCCCATATTTTTTCTCATTCTATTTGCTATTCTCGATGGTGCCAGGATGATATACGCTTACGGAGCCGTTGCTCATGCAGCTCGAGAAGGTGTGCGTTATGCTGTAGTCAGAGGCGCAGAAGCAGGTGATGACCTACGTAGAGTAGGAGACTCACCGACTACCGATGCGAAAATTGAGGCTCACGTATTGCAAAGGGCACAGCCTCTGGAGCGAATACGAATAACCACCACATGGGAGGAAGACGCGAATCAACTTCGGGATCAAGGTGCCGGTAAAGTTGTGGAAATACAAATTGAGCACGATTTCGAACCAGTTACCCCCTTCTTACCAGCGATTACATTATCTAGCACATCTCGAACAGTGATCTATTTTTGA
- a CDS encoding retention module-containing protein, translating to MKSLVTTQHGQVLIANGEVTVEVDGENRPVVSGEQLPIGTALFLEDGAELEIAYEDGTSFSNQTEQIEDSEVADTDTSVIDEIQAIQAQIAAGEDPTQGPDTAAGAGTNGNEGGDFVSLGRSGDETLAGSGFDTSFGAPINVNATLTANLSLAQTDNQTTDSFKIAQFTDNFVNGVAYTTSSGLSGFTGDMGADGSFAYNPGDTITFSIGDVIIASFSADVIQGTILFLQDIAGTSLSDSNMNYVENMAIFLQALDNDLSDGTDDGILQTNSLVNLDASYTSNINIIAAIHEALTGYIDPTTGQPLNLATAGKEMLSLVLADLGIIFTRDSEFDPSGANTFETLAMEHVADTIDDLAGDRGPVTADDRTADILDVPGGLITYNYNELDGKITFSANDLLAGASGQQVTTENLVVKNVQLNADFADIGTLVDLGNGNYEIILNAGITQYDLEGLSIDYRVEDWTAFREITSATQDQFKSHLSADIPDVFEHDGFNQFTLNSELTFADDQRLEINFTSESMSEQLGFPIAEYADDYLVPLEYSNDGGLTWQTMTVTSVDYSGSIPRPIFGFVLESGNDSVIIRVPIFDDVAIEPTEYFIAEVTGENVYDETLQFAIFDNDADGSSLPQIDIDYVIVIEGMENAVFTLTLSEASTETVTVNYSTEELSALFGEDFISVSGTVTFLPGETTAYITVPIVDDLIIEDSPEFAIINLTDPVNAALVDAQGTLRIFDNDGPSNTAVSIDIDPITGDNLITDAEGNQAITVTGTVSADASITVGIVILTINGQTYQTEMNADGTFSIEVAGSELINDPDTIIEGIVYGFGAGGAQGTANTTENYDVESILANDSNTIDEDTVATGNVLDNDSDIDNDLSVVSFEVNGDTYTTGTTVQLEGGSLIINDDGTYTFTPNENWNGSVPVITYTTNTGSTATLTLEVTPVDDPSVLVNDSNTIDEDTVATGNVLDNDIDIDNALTVVSFEVNGDTHTTGSTVQLVGGALTINENGTYTFTPNENWNGNVPVITYTTNTGSTAELTIIVNNDNTDATDDQQTIAEDTTAIGNVLDNDESENTEITSYTIDGYNGPLQSGEGAELESGVFYLNADGSYEFTPWENWNGTVPVVTYTTNTGETATLEINVTSLNDAPTTNELTISGEEDAASIAISTLSGNDIDGSVTSFIIDSLPDNGTLMLNGVVVEVGAIILAENAADLTFVPNENWYGETNFTYHSVDNEGLADITPATVNITVTPVNDTTTIGGDITGSGAEDGAAITGQLTATDDDGLTDGTIYSVTGAAGNGAASIDAATGEWTYTPTADHNGGDSFTVTITDDDGNSVTQVINVTVTPVVDILARYHQHPMKTPQGVLNLLTNDSFENADAEVTAFTQGANGTVSITAAGVATYTPADNFHGSDSFTYTVTSGGVEETITVTVNVGEVNDDVTITSTTNTRVSEEGLTDGLVDDTGNTDTTNEVAASGIISIEDVDGDALTVSLSGPAALTSGGETVLWSWDSGSQTLTGFVGTPGENSYLEVMSVALTAPAGNTPGDWGYDVTLLAPVDHTNTSSEDNISLDFGISVNDGDGSTTNGNFTVTIEDDAPEIIDSAAEVVTDIDIPDSLIGEFSLTGQSGNSSSIDFDGFTITARGFTSSTDSTLINASVNSTSNGIGVNSVGAPYHNISNEIDFRKFADGSEASEEIVITLDPGTVAYGVNIEFANMFGGELEVGVVEFYRDGQLIATQTFSSDASDGNYAAVFEVLQGGFDQLVIKSTDNGFNAAHGDNSDITIKSIEFLGTDAQAIGYASGEVDTNWGADGFGSLVLTGSDENALLTASGETILITQSDNTMLGQTASGELIFKVEFTPGTGQWEFYQYQAMQSPSDGQIDFNVVATDGDGDSVTGRFAVSPHVDEAPITADGSTLSTEDTGLVLQWSDFNVSDTDTAKANLSIKATNLPNAANGSLQYLNNGSWEAVGMLLSSAMFDASQVRFVPNDNQADGNQAGIGNRGDALAEFDYIATDGTTDSNASTVTIHITADADAPDLSASADDLVWIDKAPIDTTVPSNVQVNDEVFGTNIEAVLSGQHVVSGNENSFIEGSENALNSLSGGTGNDILIGGAQADSLHGNAGDDIFIGGGENDSIYGGSGTDTSIYSGNFADYTITNHFDHSVTPYLLINDSRGIDASSVNTADLDAGDHLYEVERLIFADGVYVVGPDGSLTQVQLKEIPLDINVALTDNDGSETLSEVTISGVPNGVYLSAGINNGNGSWTLTTAELNGLKLQVEEDYAGDFELALTVSLTSTESSNNDSEISSVPLNISLRGYVQDNGSYGDDNITGTANHDVIVSDSTGIQVVEGENYNIAFILDSSGSMGSSNVNTAKAQLLEVYNTLKASAAGAHAGVVNILLVDFDSGTKVTVSVNLADTSAISDLETALSTINSGGRTNYESAFETVIDWFNNGDAASNVGNNFTYFITDGEPNNYVIDTPTSDIKVIDYMDNQNYDDGHHGVDLNLNELIALYNYQIGQELTHEGHLIIDTDGNVYSWESDDHQWSSDNEGTIALDANGNFVVKTIGEGGNAEAEALAAFAVLNTISEVEAIGIGSGIDLDDLIPYDSDGQAHANINASDLANIILGSEQTLIQGDDTVDAAAGNDIIFGDLVKFDNIEGQGYAALQKYVAQETNQNIADVSVKDVHEFISATPDLFDVSRTDDGEDTIYGGEGNDLLFGQGGNDVLIGGLGDDILIGGLGDDTLTGGTATNDIGADTFVWSAGSTGTDHITDFNLGEDKLDLSDLLQGENTGNLGEYLHFTVNNGTTTIEVDANHDGNVGQLIVLDGVDLSNAYGATDEAIINGLLGSNGEGALIIDNQNTASSSPTVFADNSGSGSNPQQEEQIQHLIP from the coding sequence ATGAAATCTTTAGTCACCACACAACACGGACAAGTTTTAATTGCTAATGGAGAGGTCACCGTAGAAGTAGATGGTGAGAATCGACCAGTGGTATCAGGCGAACAACTCCCAATTGGCACGGCATTATTTTTAGAAGACGGCGCAGAGCTTGAGATCGCCTATGAAGATGGTACAAGCTTCTCCAATCAAACTGAGCAGATTGAAGACTCTGAAGTGGCTGATACTGACACGTCTGTCATAGACGAAATCCAAGCTATTCAAGCTCAAATCGCAGCAGGAGAAGACCCAACTCAAGGGCCCGATACCGCAGCTGGTGCCGGTACAAATGGTAATGAAGGTGGTGACTTTGTATCGTTAGGACGTAGCGGTGATGAAACTTTAGCAGGCTCAGGTTTTGACACATCTTTCGGTGCACCTATTAATGTAAATGCGACATTAACGGCTAACCTTTCTCTAGCTCAAACAGATAATCAAACAACAGATAGCTTTAAAATAGCCCAATTCACCGATAATTTTGTCAATGGTGTAGCTTATACAACATCTTCAGGACTGAGTGGATTCACTGGCGATATGGGAGCTGATGGCTCATTCGCGTACAACCCTGGAGACACCATCACCTTTAGTATTGGCGATGTCATCATTGCCAGCTTTAGTGCCGATGTCATTCAAGGCACCATTCTTTTCCTTCAGGATATTGCCGGTACATCACTTTCAGATAGCAACATGAACTATGTTGAAAACATGGCTATCTTCTTACAAGCTTTGGATAACGACCTCAGTGATGGAACCGACGATGGTATCTTACAGACTAATAGCCTAGTCAACCTAGATGCTAGCTACACGTCTAACATCAATATTATTGCAGCGATTCATGAAGCATTAACGGGTTATATCGACCCCACTACTGGTCAACCATTGAACCTAGCAACTGCGGGTAAAGAGATGTTATCTCTCGTACTGGCTGACCTAGGTATCATCTTCACTCGTGACTCAGAGTTTGATCCGAGCGGTGCGAATACCTTCGAGACTCTGGCAATGGAGCATGTTGCCGACACTATCGATGACTTAGCCGGTGATCGCGGCCCGGTAACTGCAGACGATCGTACCGCAGATATACTTGATGTGCCTGGCGGGCTAATTACCTACAACTACAATGAATTAGATGGAAAGATCACCTTTTCAGCCAATGATCTACTGGCGGGCGCTTCGGGTCAGCAGGTAACTACTGAAAATTTAGTCGTTAAAAATGTACAGCTTAATGCTGACTTCGCCGACATAGGCACACTTGTCGATCTTGGAAACGGTAATTACGAGATAATTCTCAATGCTGGTATCACTCAATATGACTTAGAAGGTCTAAGCATCGATTACCGTGTTGAAGATTGGACCGCCTTCAGAGAGATCACTTCGGCAACACAAGATCAGTTTAAATCACATCTATCGGCAGATATTCCAGATGTATTTGAGCATGATGGATTCAACCAGTTTACCTTAAACAGTGAACTGACCTTCGCTGATGATCAACGATTAGAAATCAACTTTACCAGTGAGAGCATGAGTGAGCAGCTTGGTTTTCCCATTGCTGAATACGCCGATGATTATCTAGTACCACTAGAATATTCGAATGATGGTGGCCTCACTTGGCAAACCATGACAGTTACATCTGTTGACTATAGCGGCAGTATACCTCGTCCTATTTTTGGCTTTGTCTTAGAGTCTGGAAATGACAGTGTCATCATACGTGTACCTATCTTTGATGATGTAGCTATAGAACCTACCGAGTATTTCATTGCCGAAGTCACAGGTGAAAATGTCTACGATGAAACACTGCAATTTGCCATTTTTGACAATGATGCCGATGGTTCAAGCCTCCCCCAAATAGATATTGATTATGTTATCGTGATCGAAGGGATGGAAAATGCTGTATTCACCCTCACATTGAGTGAGGCAAGTACAGAAACTGTTACCGTTAACTACAGTACAGAAGAGCTTTCAGCACTATTTGGCGAAGATTTCATCTCTGTATCAGGCACCGTAACCTTCCTTCCTGGTGAAACAACCGCCTATATCACTGTACCAATTGTTGATGATTTAATCATCGAAGATAGTCCTGAGTTTGCAATTATCAACCTGACAGACCCAGTAAATGCTGCACTCGTCGATGCCCAAGGTACTTTACGTATCTTCGATAACGATGGTCCATCAAATACAGCAGTAAGCATAGATATCGACCCTATCACCGGTGATAATTTAATTACCGATGCTGAGGGTAATCAAGCGATAACTGTCACAGGTACAGTTTCGGCCGATGCCTCTATTACTGTTGGTATAGTGATCCTCACGATTAATGGTCAAACCTATCAGACAGAGATGAATGCCGACGGCACCTTCTCGATTGAAGTTGCAGGATCTGAGCTAATTAATGATCCAGATACCATTATAGAGGGGATTGTATATGGCTTTGGAGCAGGCGGAGCACAAGGTACTGCAAATACAACTGAAAACTATGATGTCGAGTCCATATTAGCTAATGACAGCAACACTATCGATGAAGATACTGTGGCAACTGGTAATGTATTAGATAACGATTCAGACATAGATAATGACCTTTCCGTTGTCAGCTTCGAAGTTAATGGTGATACATACACTACAGGCACAACAGTTCAACTTGAAGGCGGCTCACTGATCATCAATGACGATGGCACTTACACCTTTACGCCAAATGAAAACTGGAACGGCTCAGTTCCTGTCATCACTTATACAACCAATACTGGTTCTACCGCGACACTCACTCTTGAAGTCACCCCAGTCGATGACCCGAGCGTACTCGTCAATGACAGCAACACTATCGATGAAGATACTGTGGCAACAGGTAATGTATTAGATAACGATATAGACATAGATAATGCTCTAACCGTTGTCAGCTTCGAAGTTAATGGTGATACACACACTACAGGCTCTACAGTTCAGCTCGTTGGTGGCGCATTGACCATCAATGAAAATGGCACTTATACCTTCACGCCAAATGAAAACTGGAACGGCAACGTGCCAGTAATCACATATACAACCAATACTGGCTCAACTGCCGAGCTGACCATCATAGTTAATAATGACAACACAGATGCCACCGATGACCAGCAAACTATAGCTGAAGACACAACAGCCATAGGAAATGTGCTTGATAATGATGAAAGCGAAAATACCGAGATCACTAGCTATACCATCGATGGCTATAATGGCCCCCTACAGTCAGGAGAAGGCGCTGAATTAGAAAGCGGTGTTTTTTATCTAAATGCTGATGGTAGCTACGAATTTACACCTTGGGAAAATTGGAATGGTACAGTCCCCGTTGTCACATACACCACTAACACAGGTGAAACCGCAACACTTGAAATAAATGTAACATCACTTAATGATGCCCCAACAACAAATGAGCTCACTATATCCGGTGAGGAAGATGCGGCTAGTATAGCCATATCAACTTTAAGCGGTAATGATATTGATGGCTCAGTGACGAGCTTCATCATTGACTCATTACCTGATAACGGCACTCTAATGTTAAATGGTGTAGTCGTAGAAGTTGGCGCAATAATCTTGGCAGAAAATGCTGCCGACCTCACTTTTGTTCCCAATGAAAATTGGTATGGAGAAACAAACTTTACCTACCACTCGGTAGATAATGAGGGACTAGCAGACATAACTCCTGCGACAGTTAATATCACTGTCACTCCAGTGAACGACACCACCACCATTGGCGGCGACATCACGGGCTCAGGCGCAGAAGATGGCGCGGCTATCACAGGCCAGCTCACCGCAACCGATGATGACGGCCTCACCGATGGCACCATTTACAGCGTAACTGGCGCGGCCGGTAACGGCGCCGCCAGCATCGATGCCGCAACTGGCGAGTGGACTTACACCCCAACGGCTGATCACAACGGCGGCGACAGCTTCACCGTCACCATCACCGATGATGATGGCAACAGCGTCACTCAAGTGATCAACGTCACCGTCACCCCAGTAGTGGATATCCTAGCCCGATACCATCAACACCCGATGAAGACACCCCAAGGTGTACTGAACCTGCTCACCAACGACAGCTTCGAAAATGCGGATGCTGAAGTCACCGCCTTTACCCAAGGCGCAAACGGCACGGTGAGCATCACCGCAGCCGGTGTGGCGACGTACACCCCTGCCGATAATTTCCATGGCAGCGACAGCTTCACCTATACCGTGACGTCCGGCGGCGTTGAAGAAACCATTACCGTCACCGTCAATGTCGGTGAAGTGAATGATGATGTAACAATCACGTCGACTACCAACACTCGAGTCTCAGAGGAAGGTTTAACTGACGGTCTAGTTGATGACACCGGTAATACAGATACGACGAATGAAGTCGCAGCAAGCGGTATTATCAGTATTGAAGATGTTGATGGTGATGCTTTAACAGTTTCACTTTCAGGCCCAGCAGCATTAACTTCAGGTGGTGAAACGGTTCTGTGGTCTTGGGATTCTGGCTCACAAACTCTTACAGGTTTCGTCGGTACACCAGGTGAAAATTCATACCTTGAAGTAATGTCTGTAGCGCTTACGGCTCCTGCAGGTAATACGCCTGGAGATTGGGGTTATGATGTAACCTTACTCGCTCCAGTCGATCACACAAATACAAGCAGTGAAGATAACATCTCATTAGACTTTGGCATTTCAGTCAATGACGGGGATGGCTCTACAACCAACGGAAACTTTACCGTTACGATTGAAGATGATGCTCCGGAAATTATCGATTCAGCTGCAGAAGTTGTTACCGACATAGATATTCCAGACAGCTTGATTGGTGAATTCTCGCTCACGGGCCAAAGTGGAAATTCTAGCTCAATCGATTTCGATGGCTTCACTATCACAGCTCGTGGATTTACATCTTCTACAGATTCAACATTGATTAATGCCAGCGTCAACAGTACCAGTAATGGCATTGGCGTTAACAGTGTGGGAGCGCCTTATCATAATATCTCCAACGAAATAGACTTCCGTAAGTTTGCCGATGGGTCTGAAGCCTCCGAAGAGATTGTCATCACATTAGATCCTGGCACCGTCGCTTATGGCGTAAACATTGAGTTTGCCAATATGTTTGGTGGGGAACTTGAAGTTGGTGTGGTTGAGTTTTATCGAGATGGCCAGCTAATCGCAACACAAACGTTTAGCTCAGATGCCTCAGATGGTAATTATGCTGCTGTCTTTGAAGTGCTTCAGGGGGGCTTCGATCAGCTCGTCATCAAGTCTACCGATAACGGGTTCAATGCCGCACACGGTGACAATAGCGATATAACAATCAAGTCTATTGAATTCCTTGGTACCGATGCACAAGCTATTGGTTATGCATCGGGAGAAGTCGATACCAATTGGGGAGCCGATGGTTTTGGCTCACTTGTATTAACGGGGAGTGATGAAAATGCTCTGCTGACTGCAAGTGGTGAAACGATTCTAATAACTCAGTCTGATAATACTATGCTGGGACAAACGGCCTCTGGTGAGCTTATTTTTAAAGTCGAATTCACCCCAGGGACTGGCCAGTGGGAGTTTTATCAATATCAGGCGATGCAAAGCCCATCTGACGGTCAGATTGACTTTAATGTGGTTGCCACTGATGGTGACGGTGACAGCGTTACGGGTCGCTTTGCTGTTTCACCCCACGTCGATGAAGCGCCTATAACAGCTGATGGTTCAACCTTAAGCACTGAGGATACAGGGCTAGTCTTGCAGTGGAGTGACTTCAACGTCAGTGACACAGATACGGCGAAAGCCAATCTATCAATCAAGGCGACAAACCTTCCAAACGCCGCTAACGGTAGCTTACAGTATCTCAACAATGGCTCTTGGGAGGCTGTTGGTATGTTATTGAGCTCGGCTATGTTTGATGCAAGCCAAGTCCGATTTGTTCCAAATGATAATCAGGCCGATGGTAATCAAGCTGGTATAGGTAACCGTGGTGACGCATTGGCTGAGTTTGATTATATTGCGACAGACGGAACTACGGATAGTAATGCCTCTACCGTAACTATTCATATTACAGCAGACGCAGATGCGCCAGACTTATCAGCCTCTGCTGACGACTTGGTTTGGATTGATAAGGCTCCAATAGATACCACAGTCCCTAGTAATGTTCAGGTTAATGATGAGGTGTTTGGCACTAACATCGAAGCGGTACTATCGGGCCAACATGTTGTCTCTGGTAATGAAAACTCGTTCATTGAAGGTAGTGAGAATGCTCTAAACTCACTTAGTGGGGGAACTGGCAACGATATATTGATTGGCGGTGCACAAGCTGACTCTTTGCATGGTAATGCCGGTGATGACATTTTCATCGGCGGCGGGGAAAATGATTCCATCTACGGTGGTTCTGGAACTGATACATCCATCTACTCGGGCAACTTTGCCGACTATACAATTACTAATCACTTTGATCATTCAGTAACGCCGTATCTATTAATCAATGATAGCCGTGGCATTGATGCCAGCTCGGTCAATACAGCAGACTTAGATGCGGGTGATCACCTATATGAAGTTGAGCGTTTGATATTTGCCGACGGCGTCTATGTCGTTGGTCCTGATGGCTCTCTGACTCAAGTACAGCTTAAAGAGATTCCACTAGATATTAATGTTGCTTTAACCGATAACGATGGAAGTGAAACGCTATCTGAAGTAACGATTAGCGGCGTGCCAAATGGAGTTTATCTATCGGCTGGAATCAATAATGGTAACGGTAGTTGGACACTAACGACTGCCGAGCTAAACGGTTTAAAGCTTCAAGTAGAAGAAGATTATGCTGGCGATTTTGAGCTAGCCTTAACAGTTAGCCTAACTAGCACTGAGTCAAGCAATAATGATTCCGAGATAAGTTCAGTACCGCTAAACATTTCATTGCGCGGCTATGTCCAAGACAATGGTTCATATGGCGATGACAATATTACAGGCACTGCAAATCATGATGTTATCGTCAGTGACTCTACTGGTATTCAAGTCGTTGAAGGTGAAAACTACAACATCGCCTTTATTCTTGATTCATCTGGCAGTATGGGAAGCAGCAATGTAAATACTGCTAAAGCTCAATTATTAGAAGTGTATAATACTCTAAAAGCTAGTGCAGCTGGTGCCCATGCCGGTGTAGTGAATATCCTACTTGTCGATTTTGATAGTGGTACTAAGGTTACAGTATCCGTTAACCTTGCCGATACTAGTGCAATATCTGATTTAGAAACGGCTCTTAGCACCATCAATAGTGGCGGTAGAACTAACTACGAATCAGCTTTTGAAACGGTTATAGATTGGTTTAACAATGGCGATGCGGCAAGTAATGTAGGCAATAACTTTACCTATTTCATTACGGATGGAGAGCCGAACAACTACGTCATAGATACACCAACAAGTGATATCAAAGTTATTGATTATATGGATAATCAGAACTATGACGATGGTCATCATGGTGTTGATCTTAACCTTAACGAATTAATTGCACTTTATAACTATCAAATAGGCCAAGAGTTAACTCACGAAGGGCATCTCATTATAGATACCGATGGAAATGTCTACAGCTGGGAAAGTGATGATCACCAATGGAGCTCTGATAATGAGGGAACTATTGCACTTGATGCCAATGGAAACTTTGTCGTTAAAACGATTGGTGAAGGTGGTAATGCAGAAGCAGAAGCTCTTGCAGCATTCGCTGTACTCAACACCATTTCTGAAGTTGAAGCTATCGGTATTGGCAGCGGAATTGATTTAGATGATTTAATTCCATATGACTCTGATGGCCAAGCCCATGCCAATATCAATGCATCTGATCTCGCCAACATCATTCTCGGTTCAGAACAAACGCTTATACAAGGTGATGATACCGTCGATGCCGCAGCTGGTAATGACATCATCTTCGGCGATTTGGTCAAGTTCGATAATATCGAAGGTCAAGGCTATGCCGCACTACAGAAGTATGTGGCACAAGAGACGAATCAGAATATCGCCGATGTTTCAGTAAAAGATGTTCATGAGTTTATCTCGGCCACCCCAGATCTATTTGACGTGTCTCGTACCGATGATGGCGAAGACACAATCTATGGCGGAGAAGGAAATGATCTCCTCTTCGGCCAAGGCGGTAACGATGTCCTTATCGGTGGCTTAGGAGATGACATCCTTATTGGCGGACTGGGTGACGATACTCTAACTGGAGGAACGGCTACAAATGACATAGGTGCAGATACCTTTGTTTGGTCTGCAGGTTCCACTGGCACCGATCATATTACCGATTTCAACTTAGGAGAAGATAAGCTAGATCTTAGCGACTTACTACAAGGTGAAAATACCGGTAATTTAGGGGAGTATCTGCACTTCACAGTGAATAACGGTACGACCACTATCGAGGTTGATGCGAATCATGATGGTAATGTCGGTCAGCTAATTGTTCTCGATGGTGTCGACCTATCAAATGCTTATGGTGCGACTGATGAGGCCATAATTAATGGTTTACTCGGTAGTAATGGTGAAGGTGCTCTGATCATTGATAACCAAAATACTGCATCATCTAGCCCAACCGTATTTGCCGATAATTCAGGTTCTGGATCAAATCCGCAACAAGAAGAGCAAATTCAACATCTAATTCCTTAA